A single genomic interval of Koleobacter methoxysyntrophicus harbors:
- a CDS encoding carbohydrate-binding protein, translating to MHYETHEVPVKVKPMPITYGERVTVLYNGILGQNPGEEVYVHTGYGRNDNWRMVKDIKMEKTRSGWEASFTVTDDSRLNMCFKDNHNRWDNNYGKNWSFEVHNGELGI from the coding sequence ATGCATTATGAAACCCATGAGGTGCCTGTAAAAGTAAAACCCATGCCCATAACTTACGGAGAAAGGGTAACTGTATTATATAACGGGATTCTCGGGCAAAATCCCGGTGAGGAGGTGTATGTCCATACGGGTTATGGCAGAAATGACAACTGGAGGATGGTAAAAGACATAAAAATGGAAAAAACCCGCTCCGGATGGGAGGCATCCTTTACGGTAACGGATGATTCCAGATTAAACATGTGCTTCAAGGATAACCATAACCGGTGGGATAACAATTACGGCAAAAACTGGAGCTTTGAAGTCCATAACGGGGAACTGGGTATTTAG
- a CDS encoding YunC family protein, with protein sequence MVNIQPIKLRNGYVIGVEVNYPKTKLLSIMAPGVGYIMCGVLNINAMDILHGEREIIAARVTGVKNFSDLLNTEVREVTRKAAEIGIKPGMTGQTALEKMLESGGILNETCKKSG encoded by the coding sequence ATGGTAAATATCCAGCCTATAAAGTTAAGAAATGGGTATGTTATAGGTGTAGAAGTAAATTACCCCAAGACAAAGCTTTTATCTATAATGGCTCCCGGAGTAGGGTATATTATGTGCGGGGTTTTGAATATCAATGCTATGGATATCCTTCACGGGGAGAGAGAGATCATAGCTGCCAGGGTAACAGGGGTCAAAAACTTTTCGGACCTTCTTAATACTGAAGTTAGGGAAGTTACCCGAAAAGCGGCCGAAATCGGAATCAAACCCGGAATGACCGGTCAGACGGCCCTTGAAAAAATGCTGGAATCCGGAGGCATATTAAATGAAACCTGTAAGAAGAGTGGCTGA
- the codB gene encoding cytosine permease has translation MSQNSDRDFPLDHVPESARVGLVSLAAVLLGFTFFSPTMVAGGRVAAAYSLNDFLKVMLAGNLILGLYVGVMAVIGTKTGLTSVLLSRYALGSMGAKWAGFLLGGTQLGWYAVSAAYVAELYAAAFNMPNSYIFWAVFWSLVMGFTAVYGFKGMETISYIAIPLILVLTVWVPILGIQKAGSWSALAAIRPESSMPMTTALTIIVGTFASGGTQVTNWSRFAKSAGISFFAAMLAFFFGNGLMIFSGGIGAIAFQQPDLVEVFLQMGIIFFAMAILTVNIWTTNDAAAYAFGVAGAEFFNRPDKKPFVIGGVLIATVLAATGIYSWFIPWLVMLGIFIPPLGGTIIGDFLFTWKGKMPRMEEVEFKPLRYSNIVAYLLGTVAAWLGQTFDFGIPPLQGIIVAALMVPVVNAVFKAVGSNDAHQLKNKITF, from the coding sequence ATGTCTCAAAACAGTGATAGGGATTTCCCTTTGGATCACGTGCCAGAAAGTGCTAGAGTTGGCCTTGTTTCCTTGGCAGCAGTTCTCTTAGGTTTTACCTTCTTTAGCCCTACAATGGTGGCTGGCGGTAGAGTTGCAGCAGCGTACAGCCTCAATGATTTTTTGAAGGTCATGCTAGCCGGAAACCTGATTCTCGGGCTTTATGTAGGTGTTATGGCAGTTATCGGCACAAAGACCGGATTGACTTCAGTGCTGCTTTCCCGATATGCACTCGGGAGTATGGGAGCAAAGTGGGCAGGTTTTCTGCTTGGAGGAACTCAACTGGGATGGTATGCAGTAAGTGCCGCATATGTAGCTGAACTTTATGCAGCAGCATTCAATATGCCAAACTCTTATATCTTTTGGGCAGTTTTCTGGTCGTTAGTCATGGGATTCACAGCAGTCTACGGCTTCAAAGGTATGGAAACTATATCCTATATAGCTATACCACTAATACTGGTTCTCACAGTTTGGGTTCCTATACTCGGAATCCAAAAAGCCGGGTCATGGTCGGCCCTTGCAGCCATCAGGCCCGAGTCTTCAATGCCTATGACTACAGCCCTGACAATTATCGTTGGAACCTTTGCATCCGGTGGAACTCAAGTTACGAATTGGTCAAGGTTTGCCAAAAGTGCAGGCATAAGCTTTTTTGCAGCAATGCTGGCCTTCTTCTTCGGGAACGGTTTGATGATTTTCTCAGGCGGAATAGGGGCAATAGCTTTCCAGCAGCCTGACCTTGTGGAAGTATTCTTACAAATGGGAATAATATTTTTTGCTATGGCAATATTAACTGTAAACATATGGACGACAAATGATGCCGCAGCGTACGCATTCGGTGTAGCAGGTGCCGAATTCTTTAACAGGCCGGACAAAAAACCTTTTGTTATAGGAGGAGTTCTCATAGCCACCGTTCTGGCTGCTACGGGAATTTACAGCTGGTTCATCCCATGGCTGGTTATGTTGGGAATCTTTATACCCCCTCTTGGCGGAACTATTATCGGAGATTTCTTGTTTACATGGAAAGGGAAAATGCCGCGAATGGAAGAAGTAGAATTTAAGCCATTAAGGTATTCAAATATTGTTGCATATCTTTTAGGCACAGTAGCTGCATGGTTAGGACAGACCTTTGACTTTGGTATCCCGCCGCTTCAAGGCATAATTGTAGCTGCTCTGATGGTTCCTGTAGTCAACGCAGTATTTAAAGCTGTCGGCAGTAATGACGCTCATCAATTAAAGAATAAGATTACATTTTAA
- a CDS encoding sigma-54-dependent transcriptional regulator, with product MSGARILLVDDEEKIRETFKLVLEGEGYEVETAVNGQDALNILKEKEFHVLITDFKMPKMNGLQLLKKVRENNIKVAVVFITAYSDIKDAVEAMKLGAFDYLEKNFSTDELLETIKRAVKCYKVLKEKDPVKRLNLNFFEKIVVNSKKTRDIMDKILKIADSNTPVLILGEKGTGKEFFARIIHHYSSRRGKPFVALNCRAIEEDLFESELFGYEKGAFLGAVSTKKGKLEQANKGTLFLDEICGLNPVMQSKLFRFLQDKEFERVGGLDTIKVDVRLIAASSEDLKRAVKEGHFREDLYLRLNAISLYIPPLRERKEDIPLLAQHYVEKYNKEYHKNVKTISKEVMDIFMDYDWVGNTRELKNMIERAVSKIELDTDVLLPEHLPPFLASRFSLKANSDFQNNIENKINERWFKE from the coding sequence ATGTCCGGGGCGAGGATACTGCTTGTTGACGATGAAGAAAAGATAAGGGAAACCTTCAAATTAGTTCTCGAAGGGGAAGGATATGAGGTAGAAACGGCGGTAAACGGCCAGGATGCCTTAAATATCCTGAAAGAGAAGGAGTTTCATGTCCTGATTACAGATTTTAAAATGCCCAAGATGAACGGTCTTCAGCTTTTGAAAAAGGTCAGGGAAAACAATATCAAAGTTGCAGTAGTATTCATAACCGCTTATTCGGATATAAAAGATGCAGTGGAAGCCATGAAGCTCGGTGCCTTTGATTACCTGGAAAAGAATTTCAGTACCGATGAGCTGCTGGAGACGATAAAAAGGGCAGTAAAATGTTATAAAGTCTTAAAGGAAAAGGACCCCGTTAAAAGGTTAAATCTGAACTTTTTTGAAAAGATAGTTGTAAACAGCAAAAAGACCAGGGATATAATGGATAAGATATTGAAGATAGCTGACAGCAATACCCCCGTGCTCATTTTAGGTGAAAAGGGTACAGGTAAGGAATTCTTTGCAAGGATAATTCACCACTACAGCTCCCGGAGGGGAAAACCCTTTGTCGCCCTAAACTGCAGGGCTATTGAGGAAGACCTCTTTGAAAGTGAGCTGTTCGGTTATGAAAAAGGGGCCTTTTTAGGGGCCGTTTCTACGAAAAAAGGGAAACTGGAACAGGCAAATAAGGGGACCCTTTTCCTTGATGAAATATGCGGTTTAAACCCTGTAATGCAGAGTAAGCTCTTCCGATTCCTCCAGGATAAGGAATTTGAAAGGGTAGGTGGGCTCGACACAATAAAGGTAGATGTAAGGCTTATAGCGGCTTCAAGCGAAGACCTTAAAAGAGCCGTTAAAGAAGGGCATTTCAGGGAAGACCTGTACTTGCGGTTAAATGCTATTTCCCTCTATATTCCGCCGTTAAGGGAACGGAAGGAAGATATCCCTCTGCTGGCACAGCATTATGTAGAAAAATATAATAAGGAGTATCATAAAAACGTAAAAACCATATCCAAAGAAGTTATGGACATATTCATGGATTACGACTGGGTGGGTAATACCAGAGAATTGAAAAATATGATAGAAAGGGCTGTTTCTAAAATAGAGCTGGATACGGATGTCCTCTTACCTGAACATCTCCCCCCTTTCCTAGCAAGCAGGTTCAGCCTGAAAGCCAATTCTGATTTTCAAAATAACATCGAAAATAAAATAAACGAGCGGTGGTTTAAAGAGTAG
- a CDS encoding ATP-binding protein, whose amino-acid sequence MDEHIIHLNYLSATMKKVSRSRDWNESLDNIFEFTGNLLEYDMMVIYLIDKKAGILKAIAARGSKDVKLKNRARFKIGEGIVGWVAKEKKAVIIADATKETQFKVRQFYKEDPVIRSYIALPLIYENEVLGILSISSSKPDLYREKDVQMMTIIASQVAAIFKINSLLRDETRFSNHILQSIDSGVLVIDKEKKVIHFNRAAENITGYTAKELKGKKITLTPLMTSPFPWLILKTHETQEHIFEKETHMFTKEGREIQVIVSTSVLRNEYNEFNGATAIFRDISEVKKLQEEVRRVDRLASLGKLTAGVAHEIRNPLLPIRTAASYLLKKTDPDSENYRLLKIINEEAERMNKLLNDFVSFAKPPSEMKEAFDLNKLIAETTALMKHEFESKDIEVELNLCHERTSIMGLAQEFRQVLLNLLINSMDAMPEGGKINITTYREDPYIYLIVKDQGTGISKEHLNKVFDPFFTTKQEGTGLGLFIVHNIVSKYDGKIEVESEKGKGTAFKVRIKTTI is encoded by the coding sequence TTGGACGAACATATAATCCACCTCAATTACCTTTCAGCCACTATGAAAAAGGTCAGCAGATCCAGAGATTGGAATGAGAGCCTGGACAATATATTTGAATTTACGGGGAATCTCCTTGAATACGATATGATGGTTATATACCTTATAGATAAAAAGGCCGGGATTTTAAAAGCTATTGCGGCCAGAGGTTCTAAGGATGTTAAATTAAAAAACCGTGCCCGCTTTAAGATCGGTGAAGGAATAGTAGGGTGGGTAGCAAAGGAGAAAAAAGCCGTTATAATCGCCGATGCTACCAAGGAGACCCAGTTTAAAGTCCGTCAGTTCTATAAAGAAGATCCAGTAATCAGGTCATATATTGCCCTACCTCTCATATATGAAAACGAGGTATTGGGTATTTTAAGTATATCCAGTTCAAAACCCGACCTTTACAGGGAAAAAGATGTGCAGATGATGACCATAATCGCATCCCAGGTAGCGGCAATTTTTAAAATAAACAGCCTCTTGAGGGATGAGACCCGCTTCTCAAATCATATTCTCCAGAGTATCGACAGTGGTGTGCTGGTAATAGATAAGGAAAAAAAGGTCATACATTTCAACAGAGCGGCGGAAAACATTACCGGTTACACTGCAAAAGAGTTAAAAGGTAAGAAAATAACCCTGACACCGTTAATGACATCACCATTTCCCTGGTTAATATTAAAAACCCACGAAACCCAGGAGCATATCTTTGAAAAGGAAACCCATATGTTTACGAAAGAAGGCAGGGAGATTCAGGTCATTGTAAGCACATCGGTCCTAAGAAATGAATATAATGAATTTAACGGGGCTACGGCGATCTTTAGAGACATTTCTGAAGTAAAGAAGCTCCAGGAAGAGGTTAGAAGGGTAGACCGCCTGGCCAGTCTCGGTAAACTTACGGCCGGGGTTGCCCATGAAATCAGAAATCCCTTACTGCCCATCAGGACCGCTGCCAGTTACCTTTTAAAAAAGACTGACCCTGATTCTGAAAACTACCGCTTACTTAAAATTATAAACGAAGAAGCGGAAAGAATGAATAAGCTGCTGAATGATTTCGTATCTTTTGCCAAACCGCCTTCAGAGATGAAAGAGGCTTTTGACCTGAATAAACTCATAGCTGAAACTACTGCCCTAATGAAACACGAATTTGAGTCAAAGGATATAGAAGTAGAACTGAATCTGTGCCATGAAAGAACGAGTATTATGGGTTTGGCCCAGGAATTTCGCCAGGTCCTGTTAAACCTGCTGATTAATTCCATGGATGCCATGCCTGAAGGCGGGAAAATAAATATAACGACGTACAGGGAGGATCCTTATATATACCTTATAGTAAAGGATCAAGGCACAGGGATTTCAAAAGAGCATTTGAATAAGGTTTTTGATCCCTTTTTTACCACGAAACAGGAAGGGACAGGTTTAGGGCTCTTTATTGTCCACAATATCGTCTCAAAGTACGATGGTAAAATTGAAGTAGAAAGCGAAAAGGGAAAGGGAACCGCTTTCAAGGTCAGAATAAAAACAACCATTTGA
- a CDS encoding transposase: MSFADIYSACKDLFQNDKPKFLQLLEQYFDLSELVPLSFHHAYYNHLGRDRDYSLYSMLSALILQKILGIPTVSLLIIFLTLSKELRDFCGFDKVPHNSQFTRFKQDFVDELETFFNKLVDITEPICQKLDEQLASTLIFDTSGIEAYVAENNPKYINSLIKKLKRYYKDDPDVDVYKMAYGLMPSSAAVNDEIKQLYINGHFCYVYKFGILTNGLGIVRHIAFLDEDFKAKHPEVIVDKKTDSPDEDKSIGDSTALKPILKDYFDLHPNALRDIFLGDSAFDSYKTYPFLLKDCNFKKALIPLNPRNSNSSLPQPGYNEFGWPLCPLDSSKPMIPNGHCYGNGRSPRDKWVCPETHFENGKRVCHCENPCTSSPYGRVVYTYPDQNLRAYPGIIRNTKEWEVLYKKRAIVEQTVNYFKEPMGIGNPKTRDKKTIKADLLLAGITQLVTVILADKIDKHKYFRSLRPLVA, from the coding sequence ATGTCATTTGCCGATATTTATTCTGCCTGTAAAGACCTTTTCCAAAATGATAAACCTAAATTTTTACAACTTCTTGAACAATACTTTGATTTATCTGAACTTGTTCCCCTTTCTTTTCATCATGCCTATTATAACCATCTAGGGCGAGATAGAGATTATTCCCTTTATTCCATGCTCTCAGCTTTAATTCTGCAAAAAATTCTTGGTATCCCTACTGTTTCTTTGCTTATCATATTTCTAACTCTTTCTAAGGAATTAAGGGATTTTTGTGGATTTGATAAAGTTCCTCACAATTCCCAATTCACCAGGTTTAAACAAGATTTTGTTGATGAATTAGAAACCTTCTTTAATAAGCTTGTTGATATTACCGAACCTATTTGCCAAAAACTTGATGAACAATTAGCTTCTACTCTTATTTTTGATACCTCAGGCATTGAGGCTTATGTCGCTGAGAATAACCCTAAATATATTAACTCTCTTATTAAAAAACTTAAAAGATACTATAAAGATGACCCTGATGTAGATGTTTATAAAATGGCTTATGGATTAATGCCTTCATCTGCTGCTGTTAATGATGAGATTAAACAACTTTATATTAACGGCCATTTCTGCTATGTTTACAAGTTCGGTATCCTAACTAATGGGCTTGGTATTGTCCGTCATATTGCTTTTCTAGATGAAGATTTTAAAGCTAAGCATCCTGAAGTTATTGTTGATAAGAAAACTGATTCACCAGATGAAGATAAGTCTATTGGTGATTCTACTGCTTTAAAACCTATTTTAAAGGATTATTTTGACCTTCATCCTAATGCCCTTAGAGATATCTTTTTGGGCGATTCCGCTTTTGATAGTTATAAAACCTATCCTTTCCTTTTAAAAGACTGTAATTTTAAGAAGGCTCTAATTCCTCTGAATCCTAGAAATTCTAATTCAAGTCTGCCACAGCCAGGATATAATGAATTTGGCTGGCCTTTATGCCCTTTGGATAGTTCTAAACCCATGATTCCTAATGGCCATTGTTATGGAAACGGAAGAAGCCCTAGAGATAAATGGGTTTGCCCTGAAACTCATTTTGAAAATGGAAAACGTGTTTGCCATTGTGAAAACCCCTGCACTTCTTCTCCTTATGGTAGGGTAGTTTATACCTACCCTGATCAAAATCTCCGTGCCTATCCCGGTATTATTAGAAATACTAAAGAGTGGGAAGTCCTCTATAAAAAACGTGCCATAGTAGAGCAAACCGTTAATTATTTTAAAGAACCTATGGGTATTGGAAATCCTAAGACTCGTGATAAAAAAACTATTAAAGCAGATTTATTGTTAGCTGGCATTACTCAACTCGTTACTGTTATTCTCGCTGATAAAATAGACAAGCATAAGTATTTTAGAAGTTTAAGACCCCTTGTTGCTTAA
- a CDS encoding radical SAM protein, whose product MPDYIPGYIKLYKKGELKKRADEALKRLENCDICPHNCRVDRTKGERGRCGAPSNLIISGFHRHFGEEKVLVGDRGSGTIFFSNCNLSCVFCQNCDISCYGEGYEISEKKLADVMIRLQRYGCHNINLVSPSHYWPNIMMAVYYAALKGLNIPIVYNTGGYDALSALKSLDGIIDIYMPDIKFSDDKMGEKYAGVKGYFSVTKKAVKEMYRQTGDLKVDKRGIAYRGLLVRHLILPDDISGTKGVLEFIANDISKNTYVNLMDQYYPAHRAEDYPPLNRRITANEFQRAVETAAKLGLTRLEK is encoded by the coding sequence ATGCCCGATTATATCCCGGGATATATTAAACTCTATAAAAAAGGAGAATTGAAAAAAAGGGCTGATGAAGCTCTAAAAAGGCTGGAAAACTGTGATATCTGCCCCCATAACTGTCGGGTAGACAGGACAAAAGGGGAAAGGGGCAGATGTGGTGCCCCTTCAAACCTCATAATATCCGGATTTCACAGACACTTCGGAGAAGAGAAGGTCCTGGTTGGAGATAGGGGTTCGGGAACTATTTTTTTCAGCAACTGCAACCTGTCCTGTGTGTTCTGCCAGAACTGCGACATAAGCTGCTACGGTGAGGGTTATGAGATATCGGAGAAAAAACTGGCAGATGTAATGATAAGGCTTCAGCGGTACGGCTGCCATAATATCAATCTGGTTTCACCTTCCCATTACTGGCCCAACATTATGATGGCGGTATATTATGCAGCCCTTAAAGGGCTTAATATACCTATTGTATATAACACCGGAGGCTATGATGCCCTTTCTGCCCTAAAGTCCCTGGACGGCATCATCGATATCTATATGCCCGACATTAAATTTTCCGATGATAAAATGGGGGAAAAGTATGCCGGTGTAAAGGGGTATTTCTCGGTGACAAAAAAGGCGGTTAAGGAAATGTACCGTCAGACAGGTGATCTGAAGGTAGATAAAAGGGGTATTGCATACAGGGGGCTTCTGGTCAGACACCTGATTCTACCCGATGATATATCCGGGACAAAAGGCGTATTGGAATTTATTGCTAATGATATTTCAAAGAACACCTATGTAAATTTAATGGACCAGTATTATCCGGCTCATAGAGCTGAAGATTATCCACCTTTAAACCGAAGAATCACAGCGAATGAATTCCAAAGGGCAGTAGAGACAGCCGCAAAGCTCGGATTAACCCGATTGGAAAAATGA
- a CDS encoding IclR family transcriptional regulator yields MEEKNNGGIIKSVQKSLRILKYIMSSPNEVGLSDLEKEFGYNSSTIYHLIKTLMQEGFISQNKATKKYDIGPEFLFYWFAYKQPGKFFNRVLPLLESCVNTTGETTNLFIKDGDEAVCIIGSESRQTLKAFLMVGRRIPLTCTAVGKVFLAFMDEMEALKTIQRIGLKKYMPNTITEIEELMKEIRGVRKQGYSLEREEYEEMITAVAVPVFDKSNNLIASISTIIPTIRASDEKIREVISTLIDVSGKVSSILGDIFY; encoded by the coding sequence GTGGAAGAAAAAAATAATGGCGGAATTATAAAATCGGTTCAAAAGAGCCTGAGGATCTTAAAGTATATAATGAGTTCGCCGAATGAAGTAGGTCTTTCAGATTTAGAAAAGGAGTTCGGCTATAATAGCAGCACCATCTATCATTTGATTAAAACCCTTATGCAAGAAGGATTCATAAGTCAAAACAAGGCTACAAAGAAGTACGATATTGGGCCAGAATTTTTATTTTATTGGTTTGCATACAAGCAGCCGGGTAAGTTTTTCAACAGGGTTTTGCCCTTACTGGAAAGCTGTGTTAATACAACTGGTGAAACAACTAACCTTTTTATAAAGGATGGAGATGAAGCCGTATGCATAATAGGCAGTGAATCTAGGCAAACACTTAAAGCATTTCTAATGGTAGGCCGTCGGATACCGCTTACATGCACGGCTGTAGGAAAAGTTTTCCTGGCTTTTATGGATGAAATGGAGGCTTTAAAAACCATCCAAAGAATAGGTTTAAAAAAATATATGCCTAATACGATAACAGAAATAGAAGAACTGATGAAGGAAATCAGGGGTGTCAGAAAACAGGGATATTCTTTGGAAAGAGAAGAGTACGAAGAGATGATAACAGCTGTGGCGGTCCCTGTTTTTGATAAGTCGAATAACCTGATCGCGAGCATTTCTACAATTATACCTACCATTAGAGCTAGTGATGAAAAGATACGTGAAGTTATATCGACTTTAATCGATGTTTCAGGGAAGGTAAGCAGTATTTTAGGGGATATCTTCTATTAG
- a CDS encoding amidohydrolase family protein, with translation MDLIIRNARIRGRDKLLDIGIDNGKIVEISERIGVEAKEEIDAGSKLVVPGFIDPHIHLDKVNIVDVVRPNKSGTLKEAIEIIWEKKAQYTVEDIVERAGDVIKRGALNGTTRMRSHVDIDTIGGLKPLEGVLEAKRRFKDIVDIQIVAFPQEGILKNPGCEELMREAMKMGADVVGGMPANEESPDDSRKHIEIAFDIAEEFDADIDMHIDETDDPFYRTLEMLADETIKRGYQGRVTAGHTCALAAYDDHYAGYVIEKVKKAGINIITNPATNLMLQGRHDKQPIRRGITRVKELLNGGVNVSFGQDCVKDTFYPFGSADMLQVALITAHAAHMSLPDEIELTFDMLTANASKVLRLGDYGLEEGKRADIVILDTDNVKDAIRLQPARLFVIKAGKIIAKNEVKRELLM, from the coding sequence ATGGACTTAATTATCCGCAATGCAAGAATCAGGGGAAGAGATAAGCTATTAGATATTGGTATCGATAATGGAAAAATTGTTGAAATATCGGAGCGAATAGGGGTTGAAGCAAAAGAGGAAATAGATGCAGGTTCTAAGCTCGTAGTACCTGGTTTTATTGACCCTCATATTCATCTTGATAAGGTCAATATAGTCGATGTTGTAAGGCCAAATAAATCAGGAACACTTAAAGAAGCGATTGAAATTATATGGGAGAAAAAAGCTCAATACACTGTGGAAGACATTGTTGAACGGGCAGGTGATGTTATAAAAAGAGGGGCACTGAACGGGACTACAAGGATGAGGTCCCATGTTGATATAGATACTATCGGGGGGCTGAAACCCCTTGAAGGGGTTTTGGAGGCAAAAAGGCGTTTTAAAGACATAGTTGATATTCAAATCGTTGCATTTCCCCAAGAAGGAATCCTAAAAAACCCCGGATGCGAAGAACTGATGCGTGAAGCCATGAAAATGGGTGCAGATGTGGTCGGAGGGATGCCTGCAAATGAAGAATCTCCGGACGACAGCAGAAAGCACATTGAAATAGCTTTCGATATTGCTGAAGAATTCGATGCAGATATCGATATGCATATAGATGAAACCGATGACCCTTTTTACAGGACCCTCGAGATGCTGGCGGATGAAACTATAAAAAGGGGTTATCAAGGAAGGGTTACTGCAGGTCATACCTGTGCACTGGCCGCTTATGATGACCACTATGCGGGTTATGTGATCGAAAAGGTGAAAAAAGCGGGGATAAATATAATTACCAACCCTGCCACAAACTTGATGCTTCAGGGGAGGCATGATAAACAGCCGATACGCCGCGGAATAACCAGGGTTAAAGAACTTTTGAATGGGGGAGTAAATGTAAGCTTTGGCCAGGATTGCGTAAAAGATACTTTTTATCCTTTTGGGAGTGCTGATATGCTGCAGGTTGCTTTGATTACAGCACATGCTGCCCATATGAGCCTGCCTGATGAAATAGAACTTACATTTGACATGTTGACTGCAAATGCGTCAAAGGTCCTGCGGCTCGGAGATTACGGATTAGAAGAAGGGAAGAGGGCAGATATAGTTATTCTGGATACGGATAATGTAAAGGACGCTATCAGGCTTCAACCGGCAAGACTCTTCGTGATTAAAGCCGGGAAAATTATAGCGAAAAACGAAGTGAAGAGGGAATTGTTAATGTAA
- a CDS encoding FCD domain-containing protein — MNYSKDVIFTQNDDLEYRIMKIMLKHIEPIGSGTICEELLSEGIQVGEAKIGRMLRRMDYKNLTKRIGYQGRILTDYGREYLKELEKKRHHNHYGLELLSILGKSAPEELCDILAVRKVLEREAARLAALKATEEEIERLQRIVDGSKKILSSEPGTAEHDSSFHETIADMSKNKVLKSTLNLLVQNKNLHPIFGHIRRRVGSSLIIDHIKILEAIKNRSPEEAEKAMGEHIETVIRDVRKYFNEKREEY, encoded by the coding sequence TTGAATTATTCAAAAGATGTTATCTTTACGCAAAATGATGACCTGGAATATCGAATTATGAAGATCATGCTGAAACATATTGAACCTATAGGTTCGGGAACCATATGTGAAGAACTCCTCTCAGAGGGTATCCAGGTTGGAGAGGCAAAAATAGGTAGAATGCTTAGAAGGATGGACTACAAGAATTTGACAAAAAGGATAGGGTATCAGGGGAGGATTCTTACCGATTACGGCAGGGAGTATCTTAAAGAACTGGAAAAGAAGAGGCATCACAATCATTACGGACTGGAACTATTGAGCATTTTGGGCAAAAGCGCACCGGAGGAGTTATGTGATATCCTGGCGGTAAGAAAGGTGCTTGAAAGGGAGGCTGCAAGGCTTGCAGCGTTAAAAGCTACGGAAGAAGAAATTGAAAGACTTCAGAGAATTGTGGACGGCAGTAAAAAGATACTGAGCAGTGAGCCCGGAACGGCAGAACACGATTCATCCTTCCATGAAACCATTGCGGACATGTCAAAAAACAAGGTCTTGAAGTCTACCTTGAACCTACTCGTGCAGAACAAAAACCTGCACCCGATTTTCGGGCATATCCGCCGCAGGGTTGGGTCCTCTTTGATAATCGATCACATAAAAATCTTAGAAGCGATTAAAAATCGCTCCCCTGAAGAAGCGGAAAAGGCAATGGGTGAACACATAGAAACGGTAATAAGGGATGTAAGGAAATATTTTAACGAGAAGCGGGAGGAATACTAG
- a CDS encoding TIGR04076 family protein produces the protein MKPVRRVAELTRDVVVVAREVKGLCSAGIKPGDKIVIEGPNISLEKSDKVCGYAFSCIMPVVFAVRLGVNLKDMGLKGRLWQCVDPGPPYTEGGTVLFEVLPLEDDR, from the coding sequence ATGAAACCTGTAAGAAGAGTGGCTGAATTAACCCGTGATGTGGTTGTTGTTGCCAGGGAAGTAAAAGGCCTGTGTTCTGCAGGCATTAAACCCGGTGACAAAATAGTTATAGAAGGCCCGAATATTTCTCTTGAGAAATCCGATAAGGTCTGCGGCTATGCCTTCTCATGTATCATGCCTGTTGTTTTTGCCGTTCGCCTGGGTGTGAATCTGAAGGATATGGGTCTTAAAGGGCGTTTGTGGCAGTGTGTTGATCCGGGACCGCCTTATACCGAGGGAGGAACCGTACTTTTTGAAGTGCTTCCCCTGGAAGATGACAGATAG